From the Triticum urartu cultivar G1812 chromosome 4, Tu2.1, whole genome shotgun sequence genome, the window TGCTCTAAGACATTCTGCAACATGCGGGGGGTGGCAGGCGTGTGATACAAATCTTGGCTAGAACGCAATTATGCCAACAGTCAGTTCACATGTTACTATATATAGTTTAAAAAAATGACAAGCAAAAACAGAGttttagatatatatatatagtaccTTTGGCTTTGGACCCCCTCTGCTAGTGCTCCCAACTTTGGTTTTGGCCATGGATGGCTCTTGCTAGTATTTGACAATCAAACTGCAAAAATGGGCAGGAAAGAGATGGGGAAAATGGATCTGGAATTGAACTCAAACAAATTGATCCATCACATCAGGAGGACTGCATACCTAGTAGGCAAGAAAAGGGAATAGAAGCGTCGTGCTTCCCCAGCTGCTGTCGCCGCTCGATCCATTCACGACAGATGAATGCACCATGGACAAACTTGGTCTCAAACCCTGGTTAGGGTTTGTCTTTCCCATGCCGGTTAGGACAATAAATGCCCTCCAAGCTTCATTGGCGAGCATGTTCATCGACCTCCCCTTTGCTTGCCGCTCAGACGGCCGGTAGCGGCGAGGGGGGTCTCGGTGCCTCGGCTTCGGCCACTATGTAGTTGAGGTTAGTTTTTTTTCCTTGTGGGGGCGGCGTTCGAGCGGATATCTTATTTTCGAGTTGGTCTTCCGGGCTTTGAACCTCCTCAAGTTCGTCCACCATGGCAGAGTCCGCAGAGCTCCGACGTAGATTCATGTCGTCTCATTTGGACGGCGAGGTTAGAGTCTCTTCTGTTGATGAAAGGTACTAAGTGTGAACATGTGGGTGGCAATGTCCAAAGAATCTGTTGTCAAACCAGACACCTACAAAGACAGACAGGAGCTGATTGATTGTCAATGGCAAAATTTCAACCGGCTAACTACATCCATTATCTTGACTCATTTGTAAACCCTACAATAGTGAGCAGTATGTAGGAAAGGTATTGGAATTGGGCGATGGATTGGGCATGAGGTGGGTCGCACCGGCCGCATGCTTGTTGTTGTAGACTTGCACCTCGCTCATGCATGCCCACCTTGAGTCAGCCTTTCTTTCCCACAACGGGATGGGAGGAATGCAGCATGTATCACGCTACGCTACAGTGGACGACGATGCATGGCTGCTGCAGGTCGGAGGCCAACGCTctggcgctcctcctcctcctcacagcTTTGACCGGCGATCCACGCTTCTGGCAGCCGGTGAGGTAGCAGCTGTCACCCCACCAATGCTGCGGCCACAACCGTCGAGTCCGGGAGCTGCAACCATCGTGACTACACAACACCCGGGGGATATTGCAAAAGCGTAGACGGCGAACCGGAGCTGCAACCGTGTGCAACAATAGAACCGGATATGTTTTGCaacaaggaaaaaaaagaaaactagTTTCAATAAATGTCATACAAGTTTTTGTGGTGCTCAAAAGAAGGTGAGGAATGAGTGACAGTGAATTAACGAGCAATTCACATTTACTACTACAAGGAAGACGATTAACTAAACACACAACACAACGTACACCACTTACATGTTTGTATTGTAATATTTGAATTAACTTACAACACCAAATTAAACCCTGCAAAGAAAAAAAAACTTACAACACCAAACGTACATATGCTCGTTAATTTGCATGACAGAAACTACAGAACgatttttttttttaaaaaaaaagaaaaaaaaacacgAGACGGTGAATGCAAGCTAGCCATGCATGTACATTTTGCAGATTCGCTCTCTGAtgaatggtggaaggaaggaaacaAATTAATGCATTAGGCTGTAGAGATGTAGTTGTGGCGGAAGGAGGCCAAGGCCTTGCCGGCCCCGCCCCTGATGATGTACTGGTGGTACACCATGGCCACGCCGGCCCCGATGAAGGGCCCCACCCAGAAGATCCACTGCTCGTCCCACGCCTTCTTGTTGTTGTACACCACGGCGGGCCCGAGGCTCCTGGCCGGGTTGATGCCGGTGCCGGTGATGGGGATGGTGGCGAGGTGCACGATGAGCACCGCGAACCCGATGGGCAGCGGCGCCAGCACGGGCACGTGGGAGTCCCTCGCCTTGCGCTTCGGGTCGGTGGCGGCGAAGACGGTGTAGACGAGCACGAAGGTGCCGATGATCTCCGCGGCGAGCCCGGCGCCCTTGGAGTATCCCGGCGCGAGCTCGTTGGCGCCGCCGCCGTGGCGCGCGTACTGGGCGCCGTGCACGGCCCTGACGAGGCCGGCCCCGCACATGGCGCCGAGGCACTGCCCGACCATGTAGAGCAGCGCGCGGACGAGGGAGACCTTgcgggcgaggaggaggccgaaGGTGACGGCCGGGTTGATGTGGCCGCCGGAGACGCCGGCGGTGCAGTAGACCAGGACGAAGATCATGCCGCCGAAGGCCCACGCGATGCCGAGGATTCCCGCGCCGCCGCAGCCGACGGTGGCGTCGGTCTGGCGCTTGTGGCCGATGACGGTGGCGACGGTGACGTAGACGAAGAGGAGCGTGGCGGTGAACTCGGCGATGACGGCGCGCCAGAGCGACCACTTGCCCAGCTCGCCGGCGTTGATGAGCGGCGCCGGGGGAGGGTCACGGTAGTCCTTGGCGGCGTTGTTGTTGTCATTGTTACCGTTGGGCACCATGTGGATGGATTGATACGTACGGTGGAGATGGGTAGCTCTAGGCTCTAGCTAGCTGAATGGGCGATGGTTTGCTTTCTCGATCGATGTTGACAAGCTTAGCTAGCGAGCTGCATGTATATATAGCTAGCCTGCAGGTATGCTATTGCTATGCATGCCCTAGCTGCTAGAGTAGTTAGCACATGCTGCGTCTGGTTTTTGTCGGTCTAATAAAGTGTATGTATGAACTGATCCCATGCATGCACACCATCTCCTCAAGTGACCAACCAACCAGACAGTTGTCTTACTGAATGTGGACTCGTAGTCGATGAAAACGTCTGCTCCCACGGAACGCACGTCGCTGGTAGgtctgaaataaatccagaaaattgCGCACATGTGCCAAGAACTTCCGATCGTAGTTTAATAAATGATCATAGTTTAGGGACAAACCGACATGCGAGGACAAAATTTGTTGGGTTTAGTCTCATACTATATGTGTATCTATCAATCGTAGAAGAAGAGCCAAACCACGAAGAACCAAGAAGAATGGCTATATAACGTTTTAGGACAAAGAATCCAAGGCCTGCCTCTTATGAACATGTGCTTAATCTATATAAGGTTGGGTTTGGACAGGACGTTGATATAACGGGCTCATGGCTAAATGAGGCTTGAACATTGGTCTAGTACGCAAGGATTGCGGAACATATTGCATATATTGTCACCTATTTAACCAAATTTCTCTGCAGCTATCATCTTTCCACTTTAGATTATAAAGTATATTCAACATAACTCAATTCATCTGACAAGCACAAAGCTGAGCCTTAATCACACTTGTTTTTTTTCCTTTGGAATGCATCTTACAATCTGTGTTGCTAAAATTTGACCACTTGTTCCTAGCTAGACTGGTTATATAAACTTTAGTATGTGTACAATAGTTATTTTTTGTAGTGCCATGATTATACTAATTCAAAGTTGTAGCAAACAGTTTTTATTTTGCGAAAGGTAGCAAGCAATTGTTAAAAGTAGCAGCTTAAAGAATTATACAAATGCTTTGCCCAAAAAAAAAAGTGCCTTTCACCCTGACCCGATGGCACCCCACGAAGTAAGGGCATTTCCAGTTTCTTATATGAAGATAAGGTGAGAAAAGGGGAGAGAAAAGGGTGAGGTAAAAGGGAATCCTAAAGATGAGttgaagaaagaaagaaagaagctCTGTTGATGGCATCTCGATCGACTGCTTTTCTTTCATTACCTACATATATATGTTCACAACAATGGATTTTTCTTTAAAAAAAGCAGTACACGTATGCAGCATGCAGAAATGTACGTACgtcgcatgcatgcatgtgatGCATGCAAAAGATGTACTAGTAATATTAAAATAGTACGTGGACCCATAAGAAGAAGTGGTTgtcaaaaaataaataaaaggacCCATGCATGCGAACAAGTGATCGGTGGTGTATGCTTGCTTTGTCAGTTGTTGCATGCCCATGCTAGCTTAGCTTTCTTTATAGTGTCTTTCATTAACTTACAAAAATGTTAGTAGCAGTATTGCTTCTCCATTAAGGAAAGGAAAACAGATAagccatgcatgcatgcgtgggCAGGCCAATAATGCATGCCATCGAGCTATATACTTATATAGCTGCTGTACTTACGTCGATAAGAAAATCAAATTAATTGAGCTAATATGTTTATTTATATAGTTTTGTTTCGAATCAAAAGGGAAGGAAATATATAGTACTAGTGTAGATTTACCAAAGAATTTGTTGCCAGCCACGACTAAGTAATGAAGTGCTCCATCTAACTGCTTTTGACAAAGTCTAAAGGGAGGCTAATTAAGCTTTTTTTTTTCCTTCTCTTTATCTGCCATCAAATTACGGCCCAGTTCTTTTGACCCGATTATGGGGAATCAGGGTCTGGAAAATCAGAAGCTAGAAAGAACTCATTTTGATTCTCTAGAATCGTCAAAATCGAACCATAATCGACAATGCAACTCAGAAGCAGCGTTTTGAGTTGATTCTGCCGATTCTGGAGCTCCCGCAAAAGAAAACGATTGGATTTTAAGGGTATACCCCTGTTTCAACACGAATTTACGGGCAAAATGCCCCTCCCACAGCCCGACCCACCGCAGCCAAGGAAACGCCACCAACCGCTCGCTCCCCTGTCCTCCCTCGATCCCCCCTCGCCCGAGGGTTCCTCCAGTCGCCGCTAGGGTTCCAAGCCCCGCCACCCCTCCTCCCTCGACGACCGCGGCCTCCTCGGAGCCCTGCCGGAGCCGGCGAGCGCGGCCCCGACGCCCCCATCCAGCCGTGGCGCCTCCTCTGACCCCCATCCCGCCGGCCCCTGAGGTCCTCTACTCCGCCGGCCCCGACCGCTGTCCGCTGCCGTCCTCCACCGGCCCCGACGACCCCATCCAGTCACTGCTGTCCTTGGACCTCTGCCTTGGCGAGCCCCTTTTCTTCTCTGTACATGAAAAAGTGGATGGATTGATGGATGTAGATGATTTGATTTTCTTCTCTGTACATGGAACAACGGATGGATAGATGCATGTAGATGATTTGCTTGATTGATTAATGCATGATGTTAGTTTATTTGTACACGGATGGATGAATGGTGCAAGTATGCTACTACAAATTATTGGTTCTCTGAATGGTCAATGCTTTGAACCTGTATCCTTTGCTTCAAACTTGTAATGTTTAGCACCATAATGTAATGTTCAGAACATCATTATTTGCTAGTATTCGACGTTAAATGGTTCGAAACAACTAAGTGTTAGCAATTCAACATCCAATTCCAGCTCAAGGACATTATAGACATTTCAGCATACAACTCATCCCATAATCTTAGACCACAATCTCAGAAAAGAACTCGACGGCCGATTCTGGCTGGTTCTTGGAGAAGCTGATTCTGGGGAAAGTTTTCCAAAAGCTGATTCTGGAGAATCAAAAGCTAAAAAGAACTGGGCCTACATGGCCGTGGGAATCTGCATGCAGCCAGTGGAAGTTCGTCGCCGGCTGCACTCTCGGCGGCGAAGACGAGCACATCGAGCCCCGCCGATGGGAATCATATgggcgagaggaagaagagagagcgGGCTAGGCATTGATAAATGGACTTCACGTTGTTGTCATAAACCTTTTTTCTTTCGTGAAAGGTATGTTCTACAGTGTGTGATTGGGTGCTCTTGAACCCACTAATTAGTGTTTTATGCATGCAACGAAATTACGCATGAGTAGAGTAGGTGTTATTTTTCACAAATCGGTAGAGCGGTGGTTTATGCAAAC encodes:
- the LOC125550114 gene encoding aquaporin PIP2-2-like, producing MVPNGNNDNNNAAKDYRDPPPAPLINAGELGKWSLWRAVIAEFTATLLFVYVTVATVIGHKRQTDATVGCGGAGILGIAWAFGGMIFVLVYCTAGVSGGHINPAVTFGLLLARKVSLVRALLYMVGQCLGAMCGAGLVRAVHGAQYARHGGGANELAPGYSKGAGLAAEIIGTFVLVYTVFAATDPKRKARDSHVPVLAPLPIGFAVLIVHLATIPITGTGINPARSLGPAVVYNNKKAWDEQWIFWVGPFIGAGVAMVYHQYIIRGGAGKALASFRHNYISTA